Proteins from one Podospora pseudoanserina strain CBS 124.78 chromosome 1, whole genome shotgun sequence genomic window:
- a CDS encoding hypothetical protein (EggNog:ENOG503NUTR; COG:P; COG:Q): MGGLVPLLKKQLTGSKILFHILFWTFHWGIFAYGWWKQAADARLAGLNTLQYSVWLSRGAGLVLSVDGMLILLPVCRTIMRFIRPKIKFIPLDENIWMHRQLAYSMLLFTIIHTAAHYVNFYNVEKTQIRPVTAVQIHYVQPGGATGHVMLLCMLLMYTTAHHRIRQQSFETFWYTHHLFIPFFLGLYTHTVGCFVRDTADAISPFAGDEYWEHCIGYLGWRWELWTGGFYLIERLYREIRAIRETKITRVVKHPYDVVEIQFNKPSFKYKAGQWLFLQVPSVSKYQWHPFTITSCPYDPYVSVHIRQVGDFTRELGNAVGAGGIHAKLYEGVDPLGMYDVALANGQKMPALRIDGPYGAPAEDVFENEIAVLIGTGIGVTPWASILKNIWHLRNGPNPPTRLRRVEFIWVCKDTSSFEWFQTLLLSLEEQSAEAARVPGSSGVEFLKIHTYLTQKLDMDTTQNIVLNSVGSSVDPLTELKARTNFGRPNFGRIFQSMSEGIQNRTYLNGLEGNMRTTVGVYFCGPSAAARDIKKAAKAASSSEVRFRFWKEHF; the protein is encoded by the exons ATGGGCGGGCTAGTTCCACTGCTGAAGAAGCAGCTCACGGGGTCGAAGATTCTCTTTCACATCCTCTTCTGGACGTTCCATTGGGGCATCTTCGCCTATGGATG GTGGAAGCAAGCAGCTGATGCCCGTTTGGCGGGTCTCAACACGCTGCAATACTCTGTGTGGCTTTCTCGTGGTGCTGGTCTAGTATTGAGTGTGGACGGTATGCTTATTCTGCTGCCCGTCTGCAGAACTATCATGCGTTTCATCAGGCCAAAGATCAAGTTCATCCCACTCGATGAGAATATCTGGATGCACAGGCAGCTTGCCTACTCTATGCTGTTGttcaccatcatccacacAGCTGCCCATTACGTCAA CTTCTACAATGTCGAGAAGACCCAGATTCGTCCTGTAACCGCTGTGCAGATTCACTACGTTCAGCCCGGTGGTGCCACTGGCCACGTTATGCTTCTCTGCATGCTTCTGATGTACACAACCGCCCATCACCGCATCAGACAACAGTCTTTCGAGACCTTCTGGTACACTCACCATCTGTTCATCCCATTTTTCCTCGGTCTGTACACCCACACCGTCGGGTGCTTCGTCCGTGACACAGCCGACGCCATTTCGCCATTTGCCGGTGATGAGTACTGGGAGCACTGCATTGGTTATCTTGGCTGGAGATGGGAGCTCTGGACCGGTGGCTTCTACCTCATTGAGCGGTTGTACCGTGAGATTCGTGCCATCCGTGAGACCAAGATTACCCGTGTTGTCAAACATCCGTATG ACGTCGTGGAGATTCAGTTCAACAAGCCTTCCTTCAAGTACAAGGCTGGCCAGTGGCTCTTCCTCCAGGTTCCTTCCGTCTCCAAGTATCAGTGGCATCCGTTTACCATCACCTCCTGCCCATACGACCCCTATGTCTCTGTTCACATCAGACAGGTTGGTGACTTCACTCGCGAGCTCGGCAACGCTGTCGGCGCTGGCGGCATCCACGCCAAGCTGTATGAGGGTGTCGACCCCTTGGGAATGTACGACGTCGCTCTTGCCAACGGCCAGAAGATGCCCGCTCTCCGCATCGACGGCCCCTACGGTGCCCCCGCCGAGGACGTCTTCGAGAACGAAATCGCCGTTTTGATCGGTACCGGTATCGGTGTCACCCCCTGGgcctccatcctcaagaaCATCTGGCACTTGCGCAAcggccccaacccccccacccgtCTCCGCCGTGTCGAGTTCATCTGGGTCTGCAAGGACACCAGCTCCTTCGAGTGGTTCcagaccctcctcctctccctcgagGAGCAATCCGCCGAGGCTGCCCGCGTCCCCGGTTCCAGCGGCGTCGAGTTCCTCAAGATCCACACTTATCTCACCCAGAAGCTCGACATGGACACCACCCAGAACATTGTGCTCAACTCGGTCGGCAGCTCGGTTGATCCCCTGACTGAGCTCAAGGCGCGGACAAACTTTGGTCGTCCCAACTTTGGCCGCATCTTCCAGAGCATGAGCGAGGGTATCCAGAACCGGACTTATCTCAACGGCCTCGAGGGCAACATGAGGACGACGGTCGGTGTTTATTTCTGCGGTCCCTCGGCTGCTGCTCgtgacatcaagaaggcggccaaggctgccagcAGCAGTGAGGTGCGCTTCCGGTTCTGGAAGGAGCACTTCTAA
- the MYO1_1 gene encoding class II myosin (COG:Z; EggNog:ENOG503NW13; BUSCO:EOG092608L0) — translation MGITRRAKDKAARAERSAGGASSSAKPKKATYDTTKKKEIGVSDLTLLRTVSNEAINDNLKQRFEGGQIYTYIGHVLVSVNPFRDLGIYTDQVLNSYRGKNRLEMPPHVFAIAESAYYNMKAYKENQCVIISGESGAGKTEAAKRIMQYIANVSGGEAGGDIQQIKDMVLATNPLLESFGNAKTLRNNNSSRFGKYLQIHFNAQGEPVGADITNYLLEKSRVVGQITNERNFHIFYQFTKGASENYRQMFGIQKPETYLYTSKSKCFNVDGIDDLAEYQDTLNAMKIIGLSQAEQDNIFRMLAAILWTGNLVFREGDDGYATVSDQSVVDFLAYLLEVDPAKLVHAITIRILTPRNGEVIESPSNVAQATATRDALAKAIYNNLFDWIVERINQSLKARQATSNSIGILDIYGFEIFEKNSFEQLCINYVNEKLQQIFIQLTLKAEQEEYAREQIKWTPIKYFDNKIVCDLIESIRPPGIFSAMKDATKTAHADPAACDRTFMQSINGMSNAHLTPRQGNFIIKHYAGDVTYTVDGITDKNKDLLLKGLLNMFQASQNRFVHELFPNQVDQDNRKQPPTAGDRIKTSANALVDTLMKCQPSYIRTIKPNENKSPTEYTVPNVLHQIKYLGLQENVRIRRAGFAYRQSFEKFVDRFFLLSPATSYAGEYTWEGSYEAATKQILKDTSIPQEEWQLGVTKAFIKSPETLFALEHMRDRYWHNMATRIQRMWRAYLAYRAEAATRIQRFWRKKRVGAEYLQLRDEGHRVLQGRKERRRMSILGSRRFLGDYLGINASKGPGAHIRKSINLSSNEKVVFSCRGEILETKFGRSSKASPRIIIVTNSKYYVVAQMLVQNQPQIVVEKSFPLGAIKFIGASTARDDWFSLGVGSQQEADPLLNCVLKTEMFTQMKRVMPAGFNLKIADTIEYAKKPGKMQLVKVLKDAPTQADFYKSGTVHTSQGEPANSVSRPTPKGKPVPPKPITKGKLIRPGGPGGRPSRVTNNRRPVPRPGASAATTPAATPAATSRPVPTPRPVPTPAAAQAAVSLPTHTRNQSNSSATRAPPPPPPAPPAAKPKIMAKVLYDFAGTKENEMSIVTGQLIEIVQKENNGWWLAKTDAGQAWVPAAYVEEQAPPPVAAPRPPPPPPARPGAPQPPAKRPVASRKPVGLQARDSGMSLNGSEGGSSSASRSNTPTPSLAGGLAEALLARKQAMAKKDDDDDW, via the exons ATG GGTATAACGAGACGCGCGAAAGACAAGGCTGCGCGGGCCGAGCGCTCTGCTGGCGGAGCCTCCAGCTCAGCCAAGCCAAAGAAGGCGACGTacgacaccaccaagaagaaggaaattgGTGTCTCCGACTTGACCCTGTTGCGTACCGTGTCGAacgaggccatcaacgaCAATCTCAAGCAACGATTCGAGGGCGGTCAGATCTACACCTACATTGGCCATGTGTTGGTATCCGTCAACCCCTTTCGGGATCTCGGTATCTACACCGACCAGGTCCTCAACAGCTATCGGGGAAAAAACAGACTGGAGATGCCACCACATGTGTTCGCTATTGCCGAATCTGCCTACTACAACATGAAGGCCTACAAGGAGAACCAGTGTGTGATTATCTCGGGTGAATCTGGTGCTGGCAAGACAGAGGCGGCCAAGCGCATCATGCAGTACATCGCGAACGTCTCGGGGGgtgaggcaggaggagatatTCAACAGATCAAGGACATGGTTTTGGCTACCAATCCTTTGCTCGAATCGTTTGGTAACGCAAAGACACTGCGGAACAACAACTCTTCTCGGTTCGGAAAGTACTTGCAGATCCATTTCAACGCACAGGGTGAACCAGTTGGcgccgacatcaccaactACCTCCTCGAGAAGTCGCGCGTCGTGGGTCAGATTACCAACGAGCGCAACTTTCACATTTTCTACCAGTTCACCAAGGGCGCCTCTGAGAACTACCGCCAAATGTTTGGCATCCAAAAGCCAGAAACATACCTCTACACCAGCAAATCAAAGTGCTTCAATGTGGACGGAATTGATGATTTGGCCGAGTACCAGGATACGCTCAACGCCATGAAAATAATTGGCCTTTCCCAAGCAGAACAGGACAACATTTTCCGCATGTTGGCCGCCATTTTGTGGACGGGCAACCTGGTGTTCCGGGAAGGCGATGATGGCTATGCGACTGTCTCTGATCAGTCTGTGGTGGACTTTTTGGCCTATCTCCTCGAAGTTGATCCGGCGAAACTTGTACACGCCATCACCATTCGCATTCTGACACCACGGAACGGTGAAGTAATCGAATCGCCTTCGAACGTGGCCCAGGCAACGGCTACCAGAGATGCCTTGGCCAAGGCCATTTACAACAACTTGTTTGACTGGATCGTGGAACGGATTAATCAGTCTCTGAAAGCGAGACAAGCTACTTCCAACTCCATTGGCATTCTCGATATTTATGGGTTCGAAATCTTTGAGAAGAACAGTTTCGAACAACTTTGCATCAACTACGTCAACGAAAAGCTACAACAGATCTTCATTCAGCTCACACTCAAGGCCGAGCAGGAGGAGTACGCGAGAGAGCAGATCAAGTGGACACCCATCAAGTATTTTGACAACAAGATTGTGTGCGATCTCATCGAGTCTATCAGGCCTCCGGGAATCTTTTCTGCCATGAAGGACGCCACCAAGACTGCCCACGCCGACCCTGCCGCTTGCGATCGCACCTTCATGCAGAGCATCAACGGCATGTCGAATGCCCATCTCACTCCTCGCCAGGGCAacttcatcatcaagcaCTATGCTGGTGATGTGACATATACCGTGGACGGCATCActgacaagaacaaggatCTCCTTCTCAAGGGCCTCCTGAACATGTTCCAAGCCAGTCAGAATCGTTTTGTACACGAGCTCTTCCCCAACCAGGTTGACCAAGACAACAGAAagcaacccccaacagcCGGTGATAGGATCAAGACTTCGGCCAACGCCTTGGTGGATACGCTCATGAAATGTCAGCCATCATACATCCGCACTATCAAGCCCAACGAGAACAAATCGCCCACCGAGTACACCGTCCCCAATGTTTTGCATCAGATCAAGTACCTTGGTTTGCAGGAGAACGTACGAATTCGTCGTGCTGGTTTTGCATACCGTCAGTCTTTTGAAAAGTTTGTGGATCGATTCTTCCTGCTGTCGCCTGCCACCTCGTACGCTGGCGAGTACACGTGGGAGGGCTCGTATGAAGCGGCGACCAAACAGATCCTGAAGGACACTAGTATTCCGCAGGAGGAATGGCAGCTTGGTGTTACAAAGGCCTTTATCAAGTCCCCCGAGACTCTCTTTGCCCTTGAACATATGCGCGATCGGTACTGGCACAACATGGCAACCCGTATCCAGCGCATGTGGCGTGCATATCTGGCATACAGGGCAGAGGCTGCTACCCGTATCCAGCGATTCTGGAGAAAGAAGCGGGTCGGTGCCGAATATCTGCAGCTCCGGGATGAAGGCCACAGGGTTCTGCAAGGTCGAAAGGAACGGAGAAGAATGAGCATCCTGGGCTCCAGACGGTTCTTGGGTGATTACCTGGGTATCAACGCCAGCAAGGGACCTGGAGCTCACATCCGAAAGTCGATCAACCTCTCTAGCAACGAAAAGGTCGTGTTTTCTTGCCGCGGAGAGATACTGGAGACCAAGTTTGGTCGATCCAGCAAGGCCAGCCCGAGaatcatcatcgtcaccaacagCAAATATTATGTTGTTGCCCAGATGCTTGTTCAGAACCAGCCCCAGATTGTGGTAGAAAAGTCATTTCCATTGGGCGCCATCAAGTTCATTGGTGCCTCAACAGCCCGGGATGACTGGTTCTCTCTGGGCGTTGGCTCCCAGCAAGAAGCGGATCCTCTTCTCAACTGTGTTCTCAAGACCGAGATGTTTACGCAGATGAAGAGAGTGATGCCTGCTGGCTTCAACCTCAAGATTGCCGACACGATCGAGTACGCCAAGAAGCCAGGAAAGATGCAGCTGGTCAAGGTGCTCAAGGACGCACCCACCCAGGCTGACTTTTACAAGAGCGGCACTGTGCACACCTCGCAAGGAGAGCCTGCCAACTCTGTCTCGCGGCCGACGCCCAAGGGCAAGCCTGTCCCTCCCAAGCCAATCACCAAGGGCAAGCTCATCAGGCCCGGCGGACCAGGAGGCAGACCATCGAGAGTCACTAACAACCGCAGACCTGTGCCTCGGCCAGGTGCTTCTGCTGCTACCACTCCGGCGGCTACTCCCGCTGCTACTTCTAGACCGGTGCCGACACCACGGCCGGTACCAACACCTGCGGCCGCTCAAGCTGCGGTCAGTCTGCCTACCCATACCCGCAACCAGTCCAACTCGTCTGCCACCCGCgctccgcctcctccaccgcctgccCCGCCTGCTGCAAAGCCCAAGATTATGGCCAAGGTCCTGTACGACTTTGCCGGGACCAAGGAAAATGAGATGTCGATCGTTACCGGGCAGCTCATTGAGATTGTGCAAAAGGAGAATAATG GTTGGTGGCTAGCAAAGACAGACGCGGGGCAAGCGTGGGTTCCCGCCGCTTATGTCGAGGAGCAGGCACCTCCCCCCGTTGCGGCTCCCagaccaccccctcctcccccggctaGACCGGGCGCTCCTCAGCCTCCGGCGAAGAGACCGGTTGCTAGCAGGAAGCCGGTTGGATTGCAGGCGAGGGATAGTGGGATGAGTCTGAATGGAAGTGAAGGGGGGAGCAGCTCGGCGAGCAGGAGTAACACGCCGACTCCCAGTTTGGccggggggttggcggaggcGTTGTTGGCTAGGAAGCAGGCCATGGCTaagaaggatgatgatgatgattggtga
- a CDS encoding hypothetical protein (COG:G; EggNog:ENOG503P5QS): MDDSPESPHLRGGKTPERRRTPSNPQRATPQNQTFPEGARITFAGSADSSSRRRSPSQGRRGFSDPTGKRTTSKMSTADWNAHRAAQQAILESKYHIPDRLRFKLGDLETSVKPKLSESQKKVFRNNDADPVVLNQRAEKLAIHEPLVKVHGDPQRDPADAAKDGRVLDGVRSWLEEVVEGQVRVRPCGRDVGRELLGAWAPTRLRFNFPMPQDGTETGNEWFGAVWQDLYLKASHFAEEYFGEGLGFGEEVPNGGNILDVKMIDKVWTTGGVGSTKNLAWFISQVARQDNGFEGGWDVMLSKAVQRKLVVAGVIGKILERQVFDDLLFGADEQSRAMLEASDKALEFGEGYRRTRLRSECIDMYMRNQELTPKFWEHVDQLSIQITTLLLPLLKLMDRNFNNSRVKSLWGFHQKIHDIVSEAGFLSLHMAHSKSIFRITTPFLGQAWAIDQNNVDDRVYHESSLAVARLEGMEKQKWVKENLIYESDPANYRPTYALWEKTKQLGFWGVLWAVLGFFPSLLYKKVEKYGGFPTWDSKPGLGDTVWRSPPYLAKVQIVVWPKCERYGLMGEIDPRLKTSTEGESISTLLKSQVVYYQGRTDPRGLGAEGTPTLLEWLRYKDALWFKKWWDRFVKLGVSFLMLYLLSRFAPVLWIIPQLGLALAKLVVILILDVIIWLLTAASNVAKAVMYLLSAVWYTILGALGFKLPSLQPSEPWVIGHSGYEGTVYTQKITVPSFEGHSYTVPWFGGGGDYEKRHKELEAEKEKARERARRRARELEKEKEKELEEDADDIEVTKVIDKIFPGPITPAPLGPNGRRMTLKRSWTRAGEEPGPEVWEEHTPGYFELLTEKAKELPVFKGDKDKAKREGVEAEVKEGEEWKKYVKPNWYGWFGGATEEELRRQEEERLAFEAAQESARREQETRKERRKREREEAREKKLREAKAREKKELEEIQRKERELELEIARHRKDPKAPAKVRSGLKKETLKKWWQSTTGGLGVAWQPYHIDKTIYYPAIKQSFGGDQEGGPEEL, translated from the exons ATGGACGACTCACCCGAGTCCCCCCACCTCCGCGGAGGCAAAACCCCCGAGCGCCGCCgcaccccctcaaaccctcaGCGTGCCactccccaaaaccaaacctTCCCCGAAGGAGCCAGAATCACCTTTGCAGGCTCGGCAGACAGCTCAAGCCGCCGgcgctccccctcccaaggcAGGCGTGGCTTTTCTGACCCGACTGGCAAGAGAACCACCAGCAAGATGAGCACAGCCGACTGGAACGCCCACCGGGCCGCCCAGCAGGCTATCCTTGAGAGTAAATACCACATCCCGGACCGGCTCCGGTTCAAACTCGGCGACCTCGAGACGAGCGTCAAGCCTAAGCTTTCGGAGAGCCAGAAGAAGGTGTTTCGGAACAACGACGCTGACCCGGTTGTGCTAAACCAGAGGGCGGAGAAGCTTGCTATTCATGAGCCGCTTGTCAAGGTGCATGGGGATCCGCAGCGGGACCCGGCGGATGCGGCcaaggatgggagggtgttggatggggtgaggagttggttggaggaggttgtcgaggggCAGGTGAGGGTTCGGCCGTGCGGGAGGgatgtggggagggagttgttggGGGCTTGGGCGccgacgaggttgaggtttaATTTCCCTATGCCGCAGGATGGGACCGAGACGGGGAATGAGTGGTTTGGGGCTGTGTGGCAGGATTTGTACCTCAAGGCCTCGCACTTTGCGGAGGAGTACTTTGGGGAGGGgctggggtttggggaggaggtgccgaATGGGGGGAATATACTGGATGTGAAGATGATTGATAAGGTGTGGACTACGGGCGGGGTGGGGAGCACGAAGAATCTGGCTTGGTTTATTAGTCAGGTGGCTAGGCAGGATAatgggtttgaggggggatgggatgtgaTGTTATCCAAGGCGGTGCAGAGGAAGTTGGTTGTCGCGGGGGTGATTGGGAAGATTTTGGAGCGGCaggtgtttgatgatttgTTGTTTGGTGCTGATGAGCAGTCGAGAGCGATGTTGGAGGCATCTGATAAGGCTTTGGAGTTCGGTGAAG GCTACCGGCGCACAAGGCTTCGGTCGGAATGCATCGACATGTATATGCGTAACCAGGAGCTCACTCCCAAGTTCTGGGAGCATGTTGACCAGCTCAGCATTCAAATCACAACTTTGTTGCTCCCGCTGTTGAAGCTGATGGACCGGAACTTTAACAACAGTCGGGTCAAGTCTCTTTGGGGATTTCATCAAAAGATCCACGACATTGTCTCCGAAGCTGGGTTCTTGTCATTGCATATGGCTCACTCGAAGAGTATCTTCCGGATTACTACCCCATTCCTGGGTCAGGCGTGGGCCATTGACCAAAACAATGTCGACGATAGAGTCTATCACGAGTCCTCACTCGCCGTTGCCCGCCTCGAAGGGATGGAGAAGCAAAAATGGGTAAAAGAGAATCTGATTTACGAGTCAGACCCAGCAAACTACCGCCCTACGTATGCGTTGTGGGAGAAGACCAAGCAGCTAGGATTCTGGGGTGTTCTTTGGGCCGTGCTCGGTTTCTTCCCCAGCTTGTTGTACAAGAAGGTGGAGAAGTACGGCGGGTTCCCAACCTGGGACTCCAAGCCCGGCCTGGGAGACACCGTCTGGAGGTCGCCGCCGTACCTGGCCAAGGTGCAGATTGTTGTCTGGCCCAAGTGCGAGAGGTACGGGCTGATGGGCGAAATCGACCCGAGGCTGAAGACGAGCACGGAGGGAGAGTCCATCTCTACGCTGCTCAAGAGTCAGGTGGTGTACTACCAGGGCCGCACTGATCCGCGCGGTCTGGGCGCCGAGGGCACTCCCACCCTTCTCGAATGGCTCCGATACAAGGACGCCCTTTGGTTCAAGAAGTGGTGGGATCGCTTCGTCAAGCTGGGCGTCTCCTTCCTCATGCTGTACCTCCTGTCTCGTTTTGCGCCCGTCCTTTGGATCATCCCCCAGTTGGGTCTAGCCTTGGCTAAACTTGTGGTTattctcatcctcgacgtCATCATTTGGCTCCTAACCGCGGCATCAAATGTTGCAAAGGCTGTCATGTACTTGTTGTCCGCGGTTTGGTACACCATCTTGGGGGCGCTGGGCTTCAAGCTCCCATCGTTGCAGCCGTCAGAACCCTGGGTGATTGGACACTCTGGTTACGAGGGGACAGTTTACACACAAAAGATTACGGTCCCAAGTTTCGAGGGGCATTCGTACACCGTGCCTTGGttcggcggcggaggtgacTATGAGAAGAGGCACAAGGAGCttgaggcggagaaggaaaaggctaGGGAGCGGGCTAGGCGACGAGCaagggagctggagaaggagaaggagaaggagctggaagaggatgcGGATGATATCGAAGTTACAAAGGTTATTGACAAGATCTTCCCCGGCCCTATCACTCCTGCTCCTCTGGGTCCCAACGGTAGGAGGATGACGCTTAAGAGGTCGTGGACTCGTGCGGGAGAAGAGCCAGGCCCggaggtttgggaggagCACACGCCTGGTTACTTTGAGCTGCTTAccgagaaggccaaggagctgCCTGTCTTTAAGGgtgacaaggacaaggccaaACGGGAAGGCGTTGAAGCGGAGGTCAAGGAAGGCGAAGAGTGGAAGAAGTACGTCAAGCCGAATTGGTATGGCTGGTTTGGCGGTGCTACCGAAGAGGAACTCCgtcgacaagaagaggagaggttggcttTCGAGGCAGCCCAAGAGTCTGCCAGACGGGAGCAGGAGACCAGGAAagagaggagaaagagagagagggaagaggctAGGGAAAAGAAGCTGAGAGAAGCCAAGGcaagggagaagaaggaactGGAGGAGATccagaggaaggagagggagctggagttggAGATTGCCAGACATAGAAAGGATCCCAAGGCGCCAGCCAAGGTTAGGTCGGGTTTGAAGAAGGAGACTCTCAAGAAGTGGTGGCAGTCAACGACTGGGGGCTTGGGGGTGGCTTGGCAACCCTATCATATTGATAAAACGATTTATTATCCTGCTATTAAGCAGTCGTTTGGGGGTGATCAAGAGGGGGGGCCGGAGGAGCTCTAG